From Harpia harpyja isolate bHarHar1 chromosome 21, bHarHar1 primary haplotype, whole genome shotgun sequence, one genomic window encodes:
- the LOC128134692 gene encoding cytochrome P450 2W1 isoform X1, which translates to MAAFTALFICGVCALLLSAALYVLKVFKQSALNLPPGPFPLPIIGNLHLLDIRRQDKSLMKLSEKYGPVFTVHLGFQKVVVLTGYEAVNDVLLNTADVFADRPAIPIFYHIQHGNGVFFSSQELWKTTRRFTIATMRDLGMGKHLGEEMMLEELQFLIELIKSFKGGPFRLRLLNTAPTNITFAILFGRRFDYEDPTFLTLLRLIDEVMHLLGSPFLHLFNFYPFLGFLLKPHKMILKKVEEVCVILKKCIKESKESINENNLRSYIDALVFKQEEQNKSNTLFHDANILASALDLLMAGTETTSTTLQWAILLLMKYPDIQKKVHAEIERVLGPGCLPTFEDRKKMPFTNAVIHEVQRFVTLLPHVPRCTSVDTHFKGYFIPKGTTVIPLLTSVLLDKTQWETPDEFNPNHFLDADGNFVKKKAFLPFSTGRRNCIGESLATMELFIFFTGLIQKFTFKPPPGVKESELDTTAEAGFTMRPHPQCVCAVLRQ; encoded by the exons ATGGCTGCCTTCACAGCCCTCTTCATCTGTGGGGTGTGTGCATTGCTTTTATCAGCTGCACTctatgttttaaaagtttttaagcAATCAGCTTTAAATTTGCCTCCCGGTCCGTTTCCTCTTCCGATCATTGGCAACCTGCATTTGCTGGATATCAGAAGGCAAGACAAGTCACTAATGAAG cTTTCCGAGAAATATGGCCCCGTGTTCACCGTCCATTTGGGTTTTCAGAAGGTGGTGGTGCTCACTGGCTATGAGGCAGTAAATGATGTCCTACTGAACACGGCGGATGTGTTTGCGGACAGACCAGCTATACCCATTTTCTATCACATCCAGCATGGAAACG GTGTGTTCTTTTCTTCTCAAGAGCTCTGGAAGACGACACGGCGATTCACCATAGCCACCATGCGGGATCTCGGCATGGGGAAGCATCTTGGAGAAGAAATGATGCTTGAGGAGCTTCAGTTTCTCATCGAGTTGATCAAATCCTTTAAAG GTGGACCTTTCCGATTACGATTATTGAATACGGCTCCCACCAACATCACCTTTGCTATTCTCTTTGGGAGAAGGTTTGATTATGAAGACCCAACGTTTCTCACTCTGTTAAGACTCATAGATGAAGTTATGCACCTTCTTGGCTCTCCATTCTTGCAT ttaTTTAATTTCTACCCATTCCTTGGATTTCTCCTCAAACCTCACAAGATGATACTGAAAAAAGTAGAAGAGGTGTGTGTGATCCTAAAGAAGTGCatcaaggaaagcaaagaaagtaTTAATGAAAACAACCTGAGGAGCTACATTGATGCGTTGGTATTCAAACAAGAG gagcaaaataaaagcaatacacTTTTTCATGATGCAAATATATTGGCCTCTGCACTCGACCTGCTCATGGCTGGCACTGAGACAACATCTACAACATTGCAATGGGCCATCCTGCTGCTGATGAAGTACCCAGACATTCAAA AAAAGGTGCACGCAGAGATTGAGCGAGTTCTTGGCCCTGGCTGCTTGCCTACATTTGAGGACcggaaaaaaatgccatttaccAATGCTGTGATCCATGAGGTGCAGAGATTTGTCACCCTCCTGCCCCATGTTCCACGGTGCACCTCTGTTGACACCCACTTTAAAGGCTACTTCATCCCCAAG GGAACAACGGTGATTCCTCTGCTCACCTCCGTGCTGCTGGATAAAACGCAATGGGAGACGCCAGATGAATTCAACCCCAACCATTTCCTTGATGCGGATGGGAACTTCGTAAAGAAGAAAGCGTTCCTGCCCTTCTCCACAG GGCGGAGAAACTGCATCGGAGAAAGTCTTGCTACGATGGAactcttcatcttcttcacagGCTTGATCCAGAAATTTACTTTTAAGCCTCCACCTGGGGTCAAAGAATCTGAGCTGGACACGACCGCAGAGGCTGGATTCACCATGAGACCCCATCCACAGTGTGTCTGTGCTGTGCTACGCCAATAA
- the LOC128134692 gene encoding cytochrome P450 2W1 isoform X2, which yields MISRLTWQKSFKLSEKYGPVFTVHLGFQKVVVLTGYEAVNDVLLNTADVFADRPAIPIFYHIQHGNGVFFSSQELWKTTRRFTIATMRDLGMGKHLGEEMMLEELQFLIELIKSFKGGPFRLRLLNTAPTNITFAILFGRRFDYEDPTFLTLLRLIDEVMHLLGSPFLHLFNFYPFLGFLLKPHKMILKKVEEVCVILKKCIKESKESINENNLRSYIDALVFKQEEQNKSNTLFHDANILASALDLLMAGTETTSTTLQWAILLLMKYPDIQKKVHAEIERVLGPGCLPTFEDRKKMPFTNAVIHEVQRFVTLLPHVPRCTSVDTHFKGYFIPKGTTVIPLLTSVLLDKTQWETPDEFNPNHFLDADGNFVKKKAFLPFSTGRRNCIGESLATMELFIFFTGLIQKFTFKPPPGVKESELDTTAEAGFTMRPHPQCVCAVLRQ from the exons ATGATCTCACGCCTGACATGGCAGAAGTCTTTTAAG cTTTCCGAGAAATATGGCCCCGTGTTCACCGTCCATTTGGGTTTTCAGAAGGTGGTGGTGCTCACTGGCTATGAGGCAGTAAATGATGTCCTACTGAACACGGCGGATGTGTTTGCGGACAGACCAGCTATACCCATTTTCTATCACATCCAGCATGGAAACG GTGTGTTCTTTTCTTCTCAAGAGCTCTGGAAGACGACACGGCGATTCACCATAGCCACCATGCGGGATCTCGGCATGGGGAAGCATCTTGGAGAAGAAATGATGCTTGAGGAGCTTCAGTTTCTCATCGAGTTGATCAAATCCTTTAAAG GTGGACCTTTCCGATTACGATTATTGAATACGGCTCCCACCAACATCACCTTTGCTATTCTCTTTGGGAGAAGGTTTGATTATGAAGACCCAACGTTTCTCACTCTGTTAAGACTCATAGATGAAGTTATGCACCTTCTTGGCTCTCCATTCTTGCAT ttaTTTAATTTCTACCCATTCCTTGGATTTCTCCTCAAACCTCACAAGATGATACTGAAAAAAGTAGAAGAGGTGTGTGTGATCCTAAAGAAGTGCatcaaggaaagcaaagaaagtaTTAATGAAAACAACCTGAGGAGCTACATTGATGCGTTGGTATTCAAACAAGAG gagcaaaataaaagcaatacacTTTTTCATGATGCAAATATATTGGCCTCTGCACTCGACCTGCTCATGGCTGGCACTGAGACAACATCTACAACATTGCAATGGGCCATCCTGCTGCTGATGAAGTACCCAGACATTCAAA AAAAGGTGCACGCAGAGATTGAGCGAGTTCTTGGCCCTGGCTGCTTGCCTACATTTGAGGACcggaaaaaaatgccatttaccAATGCTGTGATCCATGAGGTGCAGAGATTTGTCACCCTCCTGCCCCATGTTCCACGGTGCACCTCTGTTGACACCCACTTTAAAGGCTACTTCATCCCCAAG GGAACAACGGTGATTCCTCTGCTCACCTCCGTGCTGCTGGATAAAACGCAATGGGAGACGCCAGATGAATTCAACCCCAACCATTTCCTTGATGCGGATGGGAACTTCGTAAAGAAGAAAGCGTTCCTGCCCTTCTCCACAG GGCGGAGAAACTGCATCGGAGAAAGTCTTGCTACGATGGAactcttcatcttcttcacagGCTTGATCCAGAAATTTACTTTTAAGCCTCCACCTGGGGTCAAAGAATCTGAGCTGGACACGACCGCAGAGGCTGGATTCACCATGAGACCCCATCCACAGTGTGTCTGTGCTGTGCTACGCCAATAA
- the LOC128134691 gene encoding cytochrome P450 2W1-like, whose protein sequence is MSFLISFISDPALICLLCAVVLLAVLYFSTGYKNSAFKFPPGPTPLPIIGNLHLVDLRRQDKSLMKLAEKYGPIFTLHFGFQKVVVLTGYEVVREALVNYTEEFVDRPSIPIFDQIQNGNGLFFSIGELWRTTRRFTVSSMRNLGMGKKMIEGRIFEELHFLIEMIKSFKGEPFSLTSFNCAPINITFVMLFGDRFDYKDPTFLTLLRLIDEVMILLGSPYLSYFNFYPFLGFLFKTHKIMLGKIEDVRVILRQYMKASREDINENSVRSYIDALIFKQQEEKNKKDSLFHDDNLIASILDLVMAGTETIATTLQWAILLMMKYPEIQKKVQEEIGRTVQAGNWATYEDRKNMPFTNAVLHEVQRFITLLPHVPRCTAVDTHFRGYFLPKGIIVIPSLTSVLLDKTQWETPHQFNPNHFLDAEGNFVKREAFLPFSTGRRNCIGESLAKMELFVFFVGLLQTFTFQPQPGVSESDLDLTVPQTTFTLRPQPQATCAVPRE, encoded by the exons atgtcttttttaatttcatttatctcTGATCCTGCATTAATTTGTCTGCTGTGTGCAGTGGTATTATTAGCTGTACTCTATTTTTCAACTGGctataaaaattcagcttttaaatttCCTCCTGGTCCAACTCCTCTTCCGATCATTGGTAACCTGCACTTGGTGGATCTTAGAAGGCAAGATAAATCACTAATGAAG CTTGCGGAAAAATACGGCCCCATCTTCACCCTCCACTTTGGGTTCCAGAAAGTTGTGGTCCTGACCGGGTACGAAGTTGTGCGGGAGGCGCTTGTGAACTACACAGAGGAGTTTGTAGACAGACCATCCATCCCAATATTTGACCAAATTCAGAACGGAAACG GTTTGTTCTTCTCTATTGGGGAGCTGTGGAGAACAACTCGGAGATTCACCGTGTCCAGCATGCGCAACCTcggcatggggaaaaaaatgatagaAGGGAGAATTTTTGAGGAGCTTCACTTCCTTATCGAGATGATCAAATCCTTCAAAG GGGAACCTTTTAGCCTAACGTCCTTCAACTGTGCTCCAATCAACATCACCTTCGTCATGCTGTTTGGGGACAGGTTTGACTATAAGGACCCAACATTTCTCACTCTCCTAAGACTCATAGATGAAGTTATGATTCTTCTGGGATCTCCATATTTGAGC TATTTCAACTTCTACCCAttccttggatttcttttcaaaacccACAAGATTATGCTTGGGAAAATAGAAGATGTGCGCGTCATTTTAAGGCAATACATGAAGGCAAGTAGGGAGGATATCAATGAGAACAGCGTGAGGAGCTACATTGATGCACTGATATTCAAGCAACAAGAG gagaaaaacaagaaagacaGCCTCTTCCATGATGACAACTTAATAGCATCCATACTTGACCTGGTCATGGCAGGAACAGAGACCATAGCCACAACGCTCCAGTGGGCCATCCTGCTGATGATGAAATACCCAGAGATTCAAA AAAAGGTGCAGGAGGAGATTGGGAGAACCGTCCAAGCTGGAAACTGGGCCACATATGAAGATAGGAAGAACATGCCGTTTACAAATGCGGTGCTACATGAAGTGCAGAGGTTTATCACCCTCCTGCCCCACGTTCCCCGCTGCACTGCTGTTGACACCCACTTCAGGGGCTACTTCCTTCCCAAG GGTATAATTGTAATCCCATCACTCACCTCAGTGCTGCTGGATAAGACGCAATGGGAGACACCGCATCAGTTCAACCCCAACCATTTCCTTGATGCCGAAGGGAATTTTGTAAAGAGAGAGGCTTTCCTGCCCTTCTCCACAG GGCGAAGGAACTGCATTGGAGAAAGCCTGGCCAAGATGGAGCTGTTTGTCTTCTTTGTAGGGTTGCTTCAGACATTTACTTTTCAACCCCAGCCAGGAGTTTCAGAGTCTGACTTGGACCTTACCGTCCCCCAAACGACTTTCACGTTAAGGCCTCAGCCTCAGGCAACCTGTGCTGTCCCACGTGAATAA